CAAGGTAAAATCGCAGGGAGGAATCAATCTGGCCCAGGGAATACCAGGCTTTCAGCCACCCCGGGAATTGCTTCAACACCTTAGCGATCTGGCCTTCGAAGCGATCCATCAATATGCACCCGGTGACGGCAACAATGACCTGTTGAATCTGCTGTTAGAAAAATATTCGCAGTACGGTAAATTTGAACCGGAAAATTTTTTGATCACCAACGGGGCTACAGAGGCGGTATCCTTGTTATACACCTATTTTAATCATATCCTTGATAAACCTTATTCAGCATTGGCTTTTGAACCGGTTTATGAAAGCTATAAAAAACTGCCGGCGATCTTTGGTGACAGATTTATTTCCTTTCCTTTTCAGGACGACGGAAAAGTGAATTTTGACAAACTTAATGAGACTTGCAGAGCCAATCGGGTAAAGGTGATCTTTTTGAATACGCCGGGTAACCCTTTTGGGAAAATCTGGAATAAAGAGGAGATTGAAGCACTGGATCAGCTTGCGCGTCAGGAAGATATCTTTATTGTTGTAGATGCGGTTTACCAGGAACTGTATTACAATAAACCTCCGTATCATCCCATAAGTAGCTTCAGTGAACGTATGTTTTATGTGAACAGTTTTTCAAAGATTTTCTCCATTACCGGATGGAGAATAGGATATATGATTGCATCGCAGGAACATATGCAGGTCATCAAATCGACACACGATTATACGGGTTTGTGTGCTCCTTCGATTTTGCAGGAAGCCATTGTGAAATATATAAAAAAGGACAATTGGGGCAGCGGGTATGTTGAAGGTCTGAGAAAAAAATTGAAAGATGGGTTTGATATTATGAAACAGGGATTGGAGGAACTTGGCTTTTATGTTCCTTCGATTGGCGGAGGATTTTTTATTTGGGCAGCTTTACCTGAAGGATGGGAGGATGGATTCCGGTTTACCATCGATTTGTATGACCAGCAAAAGGTAGCAGTAATCCCCGGAGAGCATTTTTCAGAAAGGCACACCCATTATATCCGTTTCAATATTGCCAGAGAAAAAGAAGAACTTGCTGAAGCTTTAAA
Above is a genomic segment from Bacteroidales bacterium containing:
- a CDS encoding pyridoxal phosphate-dependent aminotransferase: MNKYQKPTGSYISFMSNKVKSQGGINLAQGIPGFQPPRELLQHLSDLAFEAIHQYAPGDGNNDLLNLLLEKYSQYGKFEPENFLITNGATEAVSLLYTYFNHILDKPYSALAFEPVYESYKKLPAIFGDRFISFPFQDDGKVNFDKLNETCRANRVKVIFLNTPGNPFGKIWNKEEIEALDQLARQEDIFIVVDAVYQELYYNKPPYHPISSFSERMFYVNSFSKIFSITGWRIGYMIASQEHMQVIKSTHDYTGLCAPSILQEAIVKYIKKDNWGSGYVEGLRKKLKDGFDIMKQGLEELGFYVPSIGGGFFIWAALPEGWEDGFRFTIDLYDQQKVAVIPGEHFSERHTHYIRFNIAREKEELAEALKRIQQFMG